A part of Ooceraea biroi isolate clonal line C1 chromosome 10, Obir_v5.4, whole genome shotgun sequence genomic DNA contains:
- the LOC105280562 gene encoding prenylcysteine oxidase-like codes for MKWNIVILILSFLIKRENCLEIYRPCVAIIGGGIGGASASHFLTELLNGNLDIDLYEAKTIGGRLATVKIDNNEVEAGGAIIHPKNMYMQKFVKLLGLEHKLPNDEKNGIWNGDKFVYKDSSYYIVSLTKLLYRYGFQLFHLKWYINNIIDDFVKIYELQDAGKSFANVSALLSAMNEEFPKLLQISIKDQLLQAGFTTRLIDEMVQAAIVVNYGQETDIQSFVGLVALAGVGADLWSVKGGNKGVPEHLIYRNKNVNVIPSRVTKIRNVADKNAKQYEVTYINKDSTDPMTSDYDIVIIAAPLTSDHKFPIEFTEFPDNLAFPGAYQTTYATFVKADLNPQYFGLQEPLDGILSCDPNKTIISSVGEVSSVNGLSKTDSGVWKVFSRKPLETSLVHKMFSNIIEKKEIAWKAYPRYTTDVPLNNFKLHDALYHVNAIEWIASAMEISAMGGRNVAILAYNDFLQKYNYSLSIDIHTDATKKLFTADEL; via the exons ATGAAGTGGAACATCGTAATACTGATACTTAGCTTCCTGATCAAACGTGAGAATTGTCTCGAAATATATCGACCGTGCGTTG cCATTATAGGAGGTGGCATCGGCGGTGCGTCCGCCTCGCACTTTTTAACAGAGCTGTTAAATGGCAATTTAGACATTGATTTATACGAAGCAAAAACCATCGGCGGTCGATTGGCGACTGTAAAAATTGACAATAATGAGGTCGAGGCCGGCGGTGCAATTATACATCCCAAGAACATGTACATGCAAAAATTCGTCAAGCTTCTGG GTCTGGAGCACAAACTTCCCAATGATGAGAAGAACGGTATATGGAATGGAGATAAATTTGTGTACAAGGACAGCAGCTACTACATTGTATCgctgacaaaattattatacagatATGGTTTTCAGCTATTCCACCTTAAATG gtatataaataatataatagacgATTTCGTGAAGATATATGAACTACAAGATGCTGGAAAGTCTTTTGCCAACGTCAGCGCACTGCTGTCGGCTATGAACGAGGAATTCCCGAAATTATTGCAGATATCCATAAAAGACCAGCTGCTGCAAGCTGGTTTCACGACGAGGTTAATTGATGAAATGGTGCAAGCAGCTATTGTAGTAAATTATGGTCAGGAGACTGATATTCAAAGTTTTGTCGGTCTAGTAGCTCTGGCTGGAGTGGGTGCTGATCTCTGGTCTGTTAAAGGAGGAAACAAAGGG gtGCCGGAACATCTCAtctatagaaataaaaatgtgaatgtAATACCGAGTCGTGTTACGAAAATCCGCAATGTAGCAGACAAAAATGCGAAGCAGTACGAAGTGACTTATATAAACAAAG ATAGCACCGATCCAATGACGTCTGATTATGACATTGTAATTATTGCTGCGCCGCTTACAAGCGACCATAAGTTTCCGATAGAATTCACAGAATTCCCGGATAATTTAGCGTTTCCAGGAGCCTACCAAACGACATACGCCACGTTCGTCAAAGCGGATCTTAATCCTCAATATTTTGGCCTGCAAGAACCTCTTGACGGTATTTTAAGTTGCGATCCCAACAAGACAATAATTAGTTCGGTGGGGGAAGTGAGTTCTGTGAACGGATTGAGTAAAACAGATTCGGGAGTTTGGAAGGTTTTTAGCAGGAAACCTCTGGAGACTAGTCTTGTACACAAGATGTTTTCAAAT ATCATCGAGAAGAAGGAGATTGCTTGGAAAGCATATCCTCGCTACACCACTGACGTACCTCTCAACAACTTCAAGCTACACGATGCATTGTATCATGTCAATGCGATTGAATGGATTGCGAGTGCGATGGAAATTAGCGCAATGGGAGGGAGAAACGTTGCCATTTTAGCATACAATGattttttacagaaatataaCTACTCATTGAGTATTGATATCCACACAGATGCAACCAAGAAATTGTTTACGGCTGACGAATTATAG
- the LOC105280565 gene encoding DNA-directed RNA polymerases I and III subunit RPAC1, with the protein MPNPARDKKQDPRWCMKEHENVREYTYYPEKSTALEKIKKKLKIEVVREQDRELEFDLIGCDTSLVNAFRRILISEVPSMAIEQVYIVNNTSILQDEVFAHRMGLIPLRADARLFEFPPQNKRPNGEIGDQDTLRYELKVTCTKNPQAPKLSTLPDDLYRNSKIYSKDIKWVPIGRQADMFPRGTEQFGMVDEDILIAKLRPGHEIHAYMHAVKGVGKDHAKFSPVALATYRLMPGIELLKPIRNADADLLQKCFSPGVIEVVEQQTSSGEKNREARVANARYDNCSRNVFYHEQLKNCVELTRIRDHFIFTVETVGALPSSVLFIEAVKVLKNKCRTFLAEMDGVNK; encoded by the exons ATGCCCAACCCTGCAAGAGACAAGAAACAAGATCCACGATGGTGTATGAAGGAACATGAAAAC GTCAGGGAGTATACATACTACCCAGAGAAATCAACAGCAttggagaaaattaaaaag AAACTGAAAATAGAGGTAGTACGAGAACAAGACAGAGAATTAGAATTCGATCTAATTGGTTGCGATACTTCACTGGTCAATGCATTTCGCAGGATACTTATAAGCGAAGTGCCCAGTATGGCCATTGAACAGgtttatattgtaaataatactAGTATTTTACAAGATGAAGTATTTGCACATAG AATGGGTCTTATTCCTCTTCGTGCAGACGCTAGATTATTCGAATTTCCGCCACAAAACAAAAGACCAAACGGCGAGATCGGTGATCAGGATACTCTGAGATATGAATTGAAGGTCACATGTACTAAAAACCCACAAGCCCCAAAACTTTCTACTCTTCCAGACGACTTATACAGAAATAGCAAAA TTTACAGCAAGGATATCAAATGGGTACCAATTGGTCGGCAAGCAGACATGTTTCCACGTGGAACGGAACAATTCGGTATGGTAGATGAGGACATATTAATAGCGAAACTGCGTCCTGGTCATGAGATCCATGCCTACATGCATGCTGTTAAAGGTGTCGGCAAAGATCACGCCAAATTTTCTCCTGTAG ctcTCGCAACGTATCGTCTCATGCCAGGCATCGAACTGCTCAAGCCTATCAGAAACGCGGATGCGGACCTTCtgcaaaaatgtttcagtCCTGGTGTGATAGAAGTGGTAGAACAGCAAACGAGTTCGGGTGAGAAGAACCGTGAGGCACGTGTGGCGAATGCTCGTTACGATAACTGCAGCAGAAACGTCTTCTATCACGAACAATTAAAGAACTGCGTGGAACTGACTCGGATACGGGACCATTTTATTT TTACTGTGGAAACTGTGGGAGCATTGCCGTCATCCGTATTATTCATAGAAGCGGTTAAAGTGCTAAAGAACAAATGCAGAACGTTCCTAGCAGAAATGGATGGTGTCAACAAATAA
- the LOC105280563 gene encoding solute carrier family 35 member E2, with product MENHSVRINYPQTARANPEETPALHDGQSKLYTDHARKKEDVIVLTNDTKGGLFNPRALLFLTLWYVFSGCTLFLNKYILSYMEGDPTILGACQMLMTAICGLIQMYFPCGMYKASPRLMRPPGFYRHMTLVGCTRFATVVLGLVSLNYVAVSFTETIKSSAPLFTVLISRYLLGEHTGLYVNLSLIPVMGGLALCSVNEISFDLRGFIAAMATNLTECLQNVYSKMLISGDNFKYTPAELQFYTSLASIVVQIPVSILLVDLPTLEHSLSFKLFAAFLLNGVFFHFQSITAYVLMDYISPVTHSVANTAKRAFLIWLSVLLFNNPVTGLSALGTFSVIAGVLLYNRAQEYDRMNRTKLRYSSKINLQ from the exons ATGGAGAACCACTCGGTGCGCATAAATTACCCTCAAACTGCTCGCGCAAATCCGGAAGAGACGCCGGCGTTGCACGACGGTCAGTCCAAGCTGTACACGGATCATGCTAGGAAGAAGGAGGACGTGATTGTCCTGACGAATGACACGAAGGGCGGCCTGTTCAACCCCAGAGCCCTCCTCTTTCTCACCCTCTGGTACGTCTTCAGTGGATGTACGCTGTTCCTGAATAAGTATATTTTGTCGTACATGGAGGGCGATCCCACCATCCTAG GTGCTTGCCAGATGTTGATGACCGCGATTTGCGGACTGATACAGATGTACTTCCCTTGTGGCATGTACAAGGCGAGTCCAAGGCTGATGAGGCCTCCAGGATTTTACAGACATATGACACTGGTGGGGTGTACGAGGTTTGCGACGGTAGTCTTAGGTCTAGTATCGTTAAATTATGTAGCTGTGAGTTTTACAGAAACGATAAAGAGCAGCGCGCCACTTTTTACCGTCCTTATCAGCAGGTATTTATTAG GGGAACATACGGGATTATACGTAAATCTATCTTTAATACCCGTGATGGGTGGACTAGCATTGTGTTCCGTCAATGAAATTAGTTTCGATCTCAGAGGATTCATCGCCGCCATGGCCACAAATTTGACCGAGTGTTTGCAGAACGTTTACTCGAAGATGTTGATCAGTGGCGATAATTTCAAATACAC ACCAGCGGAACTGCAGTTCTACACCAGTCTGGCGTCAATCGTGGTACAAATACCGGTATCGATACTGTTGGTCGATCTACCGACACTGGAGCATTCCCTGAgctttaaattattcgcgGCATTCCTTCTCAACGGAGTGTTCTTTCACTTTCAAAGTATCACCGCCTATGTACTTATGGACTACATCAGTCCAGTGACACACAG TGTCGCTAACACCGCAAAAAGAGCGTTCTTGATATGGCTCTCGGTTTTGTTGTTCAATAACCCGGTGACGGGATTATCGGCGCTCGGCACTTTCTCGGTGATCGCGGGAGTGTTGCTGTACAATCGGGCACAAGAATATGACAGAATGAACAGAACAAAGTTGCGATATTCGTCGAAGATCAATCTGCAGTAA
- the LOC105280564 gene encoding putative cystathionine gamma-lyase 2: protein MASTEGFSTKAIHAGQDPLQWTHCAVVPPVVMSTTFRQDGPGEHRGFEYGRSGNPTRNVLETCLAALENGKHGLVFASGLGTTTTIGSLLKAGDHIISGDDLYGGTNRYFQKCLSKQNITTSFVDTTNVQNVIDAIQPNTKMVWLETPTNPLLKLTDVRAVADGLKSRRPDIILAVDNTFLTCYFQKPLDLGADIVIYSLTKYMNGHSDTIMGAAITRRDDLAEQLRFLQNAMGVVPSPFDCAMVNRSLKTLELRMQQHMKNCLAVAKFLESNPYVERVFHPYLPSHPQHELALKQTTGHSGMVSFYLKGDSRKFLKALKIFTLAESLGGYESLAELPSVMTHASVPEETRKALGITDQLIRLSVGLETERDLIADIKQALEASQ, encoded by the exons ATGGCTTCAACGGAAGGTTTTTCTACCAAAGCTATTCACGCTGGCCAGGATCCATTGCAATGGACACATTGTGCGGTAGTACCACCTGTGGTCATGTCTACCACATTTCGACAAGATGGTCCAGGCGAGCATAGA GGTTTTGAGTATGGTAGAAGCGGTAATCCTACACGTAACGTGCTGGAAACGTGCCTGGCTGCTCTAGAAAATGGCAAACACGGTTTGGTATTTGCCTCTGGTTTGGGTACAACGACGACAATTGGATCGTTATTGAAAGCAGGAGATCATATTATCTCGGGAGATGACCTTTATGGTGGAACAAACCGCTACTTTCAGAAATGCTTATCCAAGCAAAACATCACAACCTCCTTTGTAGATACGACTAATGTTCAAAATGTCATCGATGCCATACAACCGAATACGAAG ATGGTGTGGTTGGAGACGCCGACGAATCCTTTACTGAAGCTTACAGATGTCAGAGCCGTTGCCGACGGCTTGAAATCTCGCCGTCCGGATATTATACTAGCCGTCGATAATACATTCTTAACTTGCTATTTCCAG AAACCACTCGACTTAGGCGCCGATATAGTGATATATTCGCTAACGAAATACATGAATGGTCATTCGGATACCATTATGGGTGCAGCAATCACGCGTCGAGATGATCTCGCAGAGCAGCTACGGTTCCTCCAAAATG CTATGGGCGTTGTTCCATCGCCTTTCGATTGCGCCATGGTGAATCGTAGCTTAAAGACGCTCGAACTGAGGATGCAGCAACACATGAAGAACTGCCTGGCCGTTGCGAAGTTTTTGGAGTCTAATCCTTACGTCGAACGTGTATTTCATCCAT ATCTTCCATCGCACCCGCAGCATGAGCTCGCGTTGAAACAAACCACCGGCCACAGCGGAATGGTTTCCTTCTATCTGAAAGGCGATTCCCGCAAGTTTCTCAAGGCATTAAAGATCTTCACCTTGGCAGAATCACTTGGTGGTTATGAGTCGCTAGCCGAATTACC GAGCGTCATGACGCACGCGTCCGTGCCAGAAGAAACGCGAAAGGCGTTAGGCATTACTGATCAATTGATTCGTTTGTCCGTCGGTCTGGAAACCGAACGGGATCTCATAGCCGATATCAAACAAGCCTTAGAGGCTTCTCAATGA
- the LOC105280561 gene encoding calmodulin has translation MADQLTEEQIAEFKEAFSLFDKDGDGTITTKELGTVMRSLGQNPTEAELQDMINEVDADGNGTIDFPEFLTMMARKMKDTDSEEEIREAFRVFDKDGNGFISAAELRHVMTNLGEKLTDEEVDEMIREADIDGDGQVNYEEFVTMMTSK, from the exons GCTGACCAACTCACAGAAGAACAAATCGCAGAATTTAAGGAAGCATTCTCGCTATTTGATAAAGATGGTGACGGTACCATAACCACCAAAGAATTGGGTACAGTCATGCGATCTCTCGGACAAAATCCCACAGAAGCTGAATTACAGGATATGATTAATGAAGTAGATGCAGATG gTAACGGCACAATCGACTTTCCCGAGTTCTTAACCATGATGGCGCGTAAAATGAAGGACACGGATAGTGAGGAAGAGATTAGGGAGGCCTTCAGAGTCTTCGATAAGGATGGAAATGGTTTCATATCCGCGGCGGAACTTAGACACGTCATGACAAATCTGGGCGAGAAACTCACTGATGAGGAAGTAGATGAAATGATACGGGAGGCCGATATCGACGGCGACGGCCAAGTTAATTATGAAG AATTCGTCACAATGATGACATCAAAGTGA
- the LOC105280560 gene encoding GILT-like protein 1 has protein sequence MGLGSFRWRLVIILIVGLLLWQTSKIWLAFLQDDAATQELQVTPSSQKDKPARQKVHIAVYYEALCPDSRSFVVKQLGPTYRKLPDSVEVELIPYGKATTVKTNNGYEFVCQHGPIECQANIIHACSIDVIKEPSTRLQFITCMIENNIEPVEIMNTCAADISVDLESIRTCSNTARGKELLAKYGEMTSALVSRVSFIPTVTLDGSAEHQAKILKNLLREVCLHFKVIPKECVS, from the exons ATGGGGTTAGGAAGCTTTCGATGGCGTCTCGTTATTATTCTCATCGTCGGCTTACTGCTCTGGCAAACCTCGAAGATCTGGCTGGCGTTTCTGCAAGACGACGCCGCCACGCAAG AACTTCAGGTGACCCCGTCGAGCCAGAAGGATAAGCCAGCTCGCCAGAAGGTGCACATAGCCGTCTATTACGAAGCTCTATGCCCGGACTCGCGCAGCTTTGTGGTGAAACAGTTGGGGCCGACGTACCGCAAGCTTCCGGACAGCGTGGAGGTCGAATTGATACCGTATGGAAAGGCCACA ACAGTTAAAACGAACAACGGATACGAGTTCGTGTGCCAGCATGGACCGATCGAGTGTCAGGCCAACATAATACACGCGTGCTCGATCGACGTGATCAAAGAGCCGTCGACACGACTGCAGTTCATCACTTGCATGATCGAAAATAACATTGAGCCGGTAGAGATAATGAACACATGCGCCGCGGACATATCCGTAGACCTGGAGTCTATCAGGACATGCTCCAACACCGCCAGGGGCAAGGAACTCCTTGCCAAGTACGGAGAGATGACGAGCGCGCTGGTGTCACGCGTGTCCTTCATACCAACGGTCACCCTCGACGGG AGCGCCGAGCACCAGGCGAAGATACTGAAGAACTTGCTGAGGGAGGTGTGCCTGCACTTTAAAGTTATACCAAAAGAATGCGTGTCGTGA